A region of the Lysobacter sp. K5869 genome:
GATCGACGACGGCAACGACGACTTGCCGGAACTGCCGATGCGGCGCGAGCCGCCGCCGGGCGGATAAACGCGCGACGCGGCTCAGTCCGCGGCGGGGTCCTCGCTCAACAAGCCCACCGCGTCTTCGATCCGCAGACCGGCGATGGCGCGCATCGCGCCGCGCAGGCTGTCCGGATCGCCGTCGCCGATCGCCAGCACGAGATGGCCGGCATCGAACTCGCCCAGACCGGCGTCGTAGCTGACCCAGCGTTCGCCGTTCCAGGCCTGCACCCACATGTGCGGCCCGAACGCGTGCGCGCGGCCGGCGAAACGGCTGCCGTACGCCAGACCGGCGACCACCCGCGCCGGTATGCCGCGGGCGCGCGCCGCGGCGGCGAGCAGCAGCGCGTATTCGGTGCAATCGCCTTCGCGCTGGGACAAGGCCTCGCGCGCGCTGCGGTAGCCGCTGTAGACCACCGGCCCCGACAACTGCGCCTGCACCGCCGCGACCAGCCGGCGCATGCGCGCATCCACGCCGCCCATGCCGGCGGCGCGGGCGAAGCTCGCGACCGCGCGGTCGCGGCTTTGCAACCAGGGCGTCGGCGCGAGATAGCGGCGCAGCGCTTCCGCGCCGGGCGCGGCTTCGTCGCCGCAGCGCGTGCAGACGGTCAACTCCACTGCGTCGGGCGTGCGCACGGCGCGTTGCTCGCCGGTTCGCGGCCACGGCCAATTCTCGGCTGCGTCGCGCTCAGCGAGGCGATAGCGGATGGTGCCGTGGCGCGCGGCCGGCGACAGGCGATAGGGCGAGGGCACCAACGCCGCCTGGATCTGCGCCTTGAGCTCGAGCTCGGACACGGTCTTTTGCGCGGACTCGGCCGCGTTCGCCGAAAGCGAAGACAGGATCAGCGAAAGCCACAGCCACCATCGCGCGCCGCGCGGACCGGGCTTTCGTCGGCGCCGGCTTTGCGGCTTCGCTTCTTCGTTCGCGTTCATTCGTTTTCCGGTTCGCCGACACCCGGCGGCTGGATGTGCTGGGCGGCGAAGCCTCGCTCCAGGCTCCGGCGCAACCGCCGCGGCGTGCGTAGATGATTAGCGACGAATCTTATGCTGCGCGCGCCCCGAGGTTGAACGAGGCTGCCGCGCCGATGCCGAACACCGGCTAATAGACGGGCGGCCTCAGCACGTCGAAAATTCCGAACTCGACGGACACGAGCACCGCCGATTCGACCGCCCGCCGGTCCTCGAACGCCGGCGTGAAGCGCCAGCGCTTCAGCGCGTTCGCAACCGCGAGATCGTCCAGTTCGTAATAGCCGCTCGATCGCAGCACCTTGATTTCCCGCACGGCGCCGTTCGCCGATACCCGCACCCAAAGCTCCAGAGTCCGCGGCCGGGCCGAGAAAGAAAGCGACAGCGCTTGCGAAGGCGCCGGCAAGCGCAAGGCTTTCGCCGGAATCAACGAGGGCGAGGGCGGCGCTGCGTCGTCCGCGAGCGCCGCCGGCCGCACCTCGCCGATGCGTGTGCGCTCGGGCGCGTAGTGCAGAAAATTCGGCCGGGGGATGCAATCCCAAAGCGCGCAGCCCTGCGGGTCCACGCCGACATAGGGGACGAAGCTCGCGTCGGCATCGGCGGGCGCGCGGACGGGCAGGGTCAGGGCCAAGAGCAGCGCGGCATGGACGCTCAAGGCCAGCCCCAACGCGCCGGCGATCAAATAGTTGGGATGCGGGTCGGGTGTGCGGATTCCTTGCATCGCGGCGGCCTCCTGGCTTCGGCCTCACGATGCTCTCAAGGTGCGCGCGAATCAAGCAGGCCGTTAGCTGAAGCGGCGGCCCCGGCTCGGGCGCCGCGCCCGAGCCGCGACGGGTGCGGCCGCCGCGCTATCGGCTACTCCGCATCCGCCGCCGCTCCCGCCTCGCGCCGGTGAAAGCTGTGGAACACCCGCTGCACCAACACGAAGAACAGCGGAATGAAGAACAGGCCGAGGAAGGTGCCGGCCAGCATGCCGCCGAACACGCCGGTGCCGATGGCGCGCTGGGCGCCGGCGCCGGCGCCGGTGGCGACCGCCAGCGGCAGCACGCCGAAGCCGAAGGCGAGCGAGGTCATCAGGATCGGACGCAGGCGGCTGTGCGCGGCGCTGACCGCGGCTTCGATCAGCGGCATGCCCTGCTCCACGCGTTGCTTGGCGAACTCGACGATCAGGATCGCGTTCTTCGAGGTCAGGCCGACCGTGGTCAGCACCGCGACCTGGAAGTACACGTCGCGCTCCATCCCGCGCAGCACGCTCGCCAGCACGACGCCGATGATGCCCAGCGGCACCACCAGCAACACCGCCGCCGGCATCGACCAGCTTTCGTACAGCGCCGCCAACCACAGGAACACCACCAGCAGCGACAGCGCGTACAGCCACGGCGCCTGCGCCACCGCTTCGCGTTCCTCGAAGGATTGGCCGACGAACTCGGCGGCGAAGCCCGGCGGCAACTGCGCCACCAGCCGCTCGACCTCCTGCATCGCCTCGCCGGTGCTGACGCCGGGCACGGATTCGCCGTTGATGTTGGTCGCCGAGACGCCGTTGTAGCGCTCCAGCTGCGGCGGGCCGTATTCCCAGCGCGAGGACGCGAACGCCGACACCGACACCATCTCGCCGTCGCCGTTGCGCACGTGCCAGCGGCCGAAGTCCTCGGGACGCATGCGGAACGGCGCATCGGCCTGCAGCACTACGCGCTTGACCCGGCCCTTGTCGACGAAGTCGTCGATGTAGCGGCCGCCCCAGGCCACCGACAGCATGTCTTCGACGTCGCTCATGCTCAGGCCGAGCGAGGCGACCTTCTGCGGGTCGATGTCGATGTAGAGCTGCGGCGTATCGTCCTGGCCGTTGGCGCGCACGTTGCTCAGCAGCTTGCTCTTCTCCGCCAGCGTCAGGAACCGCTCGCGCGCGGCCAGCAACGCCTTGTGGCCCTGGCCGTAGCTGTCCTGCAGGTAGAAATCGAAGCCGGCCGAGGTGCTGAGCTGCACCACCGGCGGCGGCGCGAACGCGAACACGCGCGCGTCCTGGATCTTCGACAGTCGCGCCATCGCCCGGCCCTGCACCGCGGTCACCGCTTGCGCGGAGGACTTGCGCTCGCTCCAGTCGCGCAACTGGATGAAGCCGAAGCCGGCGTTCTGGCCCTTGCCGCTGAAGTTGGAGCCGGCGACGGTGAAAGTGGATTGCACCGCCGCGCGTTCGTCGTGCAGGAAGATGTTTTCGACCTGATCCAGCACCTTCAACGTGCGGCCTTGGGTCGCGCCGACCGGGCCTTGCACCATGGTCAGCAGATAGCCTTGGTCCTCGGCCGGCAAGAAGCCGGTCGGCAGGCGGAAGAACAGGCCGATCATCACCGCGCTCAACGCCAGATACAGCGCGATCCAGCGCAACGGCCGGCGCACGATCGCCGCGGACAGCCCTTCGTAGCGACGGCCGAACCGCTCGAAGCGGTCGTTGAACCAGCGGAAGAAGCCGCGATGGCGGTTGTGCGCGGCCGCGTCGTAGGGCTTGAGCACGGTCGCGCACAGCGCCGGCGTCAGCACGATGGCGACCACCACCGACAACACCATCGCCGAGACGATGGTGATCGAGAACTGGCGGTAGATCACCCCCGCCGAGCCTTCCAGGAACGACATCGGCACGAAGATCACCGCCAGCACCGAGGCGATGCCGATCAGCGCGCCGGTGATCTGGCGCATCGAGCGTGAGGTCGCCTCGACCGGCGACAGGCCTTCTTCCTGCATCAGGCGCTCGACGTTCTCGACCACGATGATCGCGTCGTCCACCAGCAAGCCGATCGCCAGCACCACCGCGAACATGGTCAGCATGTTGATCGACAGGCCGACCACGGCCATGACGATGCAGGTGCCGAGCAGGACCACCGGCACGGCCACGGTCGGGATCAGGGTGGCGCGGATGTCCTGCAGGAACACGAACATCACCACGAACACCAAGCCGATCGCGACCAGCAAGGTTTCGACCACGCCGAGGATCGACAAGCGCACGTAAGGCGAGGTGTCGAACGGATACACCGCGCTCAAGCCGCGCGGCATCTGCGGCTTCAGCCGCGCCAGCTCGGCCTTGACGCCCTCGACCATGCGCAGCGAATTGGCGCCGTTGGCCAGGGTGATGCCGATGCCCGAGGTCGGCTTGCCGTTGTAGCGCGCCAGCCGGCTGTAGTCGGCGCGGCCGAGTTCGACCCGCGCCACGTCGCTCAGCCGCAGCGCGGCGCCGCTGCCGGTGGCGTTGCGCAGCACGATGTTGCGGAACTGCTCGGCCGTGCGCAGCCGGCCCAGCGCGATCACCGAGGCGTTGAGCTGCTGCCCTTGCACCGACGGCGTGTCGCCGAGCTGGCCGATGGAGGCCTGCGAATTCTGCGCGCGGATCGCCGCGGCCACGTCGCTGGGGGTGAGCTTGTACGCGGTGAGCTTGTCCGCGTCGAGCCAGATCCGCATCGCCCGCTTGGAACCGAACAACTGCACGGCGCCGACACCGGGCACGCGGCTCAGCGCGTCGTACACGGTGGTGGCGACGAAGTCGTCGATCTCGTCGGTGCGCAGCGCGCTGCCGTCGGCGGCGACGAAGGCCACCACCAGCTGGCGCGCGCCGCTGGTCTTGCTGACCGAGATGCCTTGCTGC
Encoded here:
- a CDS encoding transglutaminase domain-containing protein, with protein sequence MSELELKAQIQAALVPSPYRLSPAARHGTIRYRLAERDAAENWPWPRTGEQRAVRTPDAVELTVCTRCGDEAAPGAEALRRYLAPTPWLQSRDRAVASFARAAGMGGVDARMRRLVAAVQAQLSGPVVYSGYRSAREALSQREGDCTEYALLLAAAARARGIPARVVAGLAYGSRFAGRAHAFGPHMWVQAWNGERWVSYDAGLGEFDAGHLVLAIGDGDPDSLRGAMRAIAGLRIEDAVGLLSEDPAAD
- a CDS encoding TonB family protein, which gives rise to MQGIRTPDPHPNYLIAGALGLALSVHAALLLALTLPVRAPADADASFVPYVGVDPQGCALWDCIPRPNFLHYAPERTRIGEVRPAALADDAAPPSPSLIPAKALRLPAPSQALSLSFSARPRTLELWVRVSANGAVREIKVLRSSGYYELDDLAVANALKRWRFTPAFEDRRAVESAVLVSVEFGIFDVLRPPVY
- a CDS encoding efflux RND transporter permease subunit, which codes for MSHFFIKRPILAWVIAIVIVLAGAYALTRLPISRYPDIAPPAVDIEASYPGASAETVEESVTQIVEQNVTGLEGLRDIVSTSDRYGNVTVSLTFVAGTDLDIAHVQTQNKLQQAIPLLPQIVQQQGISVSKTSGARQLVVAFVAADGSALRTDEIDDFVATTVYDALSRVPGVGAVQLFGSKRAMRIWLDADKLTAYKLTPSDVAAAIRAQNSQASIGQLGDTPSVQGQQLNASVIALGRLRTAEQFRNIVLRNATGSGAALRLSDVARVELGRADYSRLARYNGKPTSGIGITLANGANSLRMVEGVKAELARLKPQMPRGLSAVYPFDTSPYVRLSILGVVETLLVAIGLVFVVMFVFLQDIRATLIPTVAVPVVLLGTCIVMAVVGLSINMLTMFAVVLAIGLLVDDAIIVVENVERLMQEEGLSPVEATSRSMRQITGALIGIASVLAVIFVPMSFLEGSAGVIYRQFSITIVSAMVLSVVVAIVLTPALCATVLKPYDAAAHNRHRGFFRWFNDRFERFGRRYEGLSAAIVRRPLRWIALYLALSAVMIGLFFRLPTGFLPAEDQGYLLTMVQGPVGATQGRTLKVLDQVENIFLHDERAAVQSTFTVAGSNFSGKGQNAGFGFIQLRDWSERKSSAQAVTAVQGRAMARLSKIQDARVFAFAPPPVVQLSTSAGFDFYLQDSYGQGHKALLAARERFLTLAEKSKLLSNVRANGQDDTPQLYIDIDPQKVASLGLSMSDVEDMLSVAWGGRYIDDFVDKGRVKRVVLQADAPFRMRPEDFGRWHVRNGDGEMVSVSAFASSRWEYGPPQLERYNGVSATNINGESVPGVSTGEAMQEVERLVAQLPPGFAAEFVGQSFEEREAVAQAPWLYALSLLVVFLWLAALYESWSMPAAVLLVVPLGIIGVVLASVLRGMERDVYFQVAVLTTVGLTSKNAILIVEFAKQRVEQGMPLIEAAVSAAHSRLRPILMTSLAFGFGVLPLAVATGAGAGAQRAIGTGVFGGMLAGTFLGLFFIPLFFVLVQRVFHSFHRREAGAAADAE